The Salvia miltiorrhiza cultivar Shanhuang (shh) chromosome 1, IMPLAD_Smil_shh, whole genome shotgun sequence genome has a window encoding:
- the LOC131003270 gene encoding uncharacterized protein LOC131003270 yields the protein MSSSENISIDLNILPKNLDPCSEQDTQNIESISNSTSMLECSDNRRKRNFLSNQTKRSIYQMLLEESRDGKIKRGVFSKVAETFSVCRKTVSRIWYAGNDVRSRSGVAPDFSCKLPRSNGRKRVELSLEQIKAIPLRRRTNIRSLSKALGMSKSTIHRRIQEGYLRPHSNAVKPKLTEENKRSRLEFCLSMINRDVALSSLMFNNMHDVIHVDEKWFYISNTTQKYYLHQDESEPYRACKSKRFIFKVMFMAAVARPRFDNASNSFFDGKLGIWPFVYKEPAKRNSKNRASGTLETKPVVSVTKQVIRAGFLEKLLPAIREKWPSLNGRRIYIQQDNAKPHLHVNDPEFVEAARQDGFDIHLCCQPANSPDLNVLDLGFFRAIDSLQHQEAPSTIDELVLAVQKAYDIFPVEELNNVFLTLQSCMVEVMRTLGGNDYKIPHMNKKKMSRAGQLPETLECDRKIFDDAKLFLENRVGDQ from the coding sequence ATGAGCTCTTCAGAAAATATTTCCATTGATCTTAATATTTTGCCAAAAAATCTCGACCCATGTTCAGAACAAGATACTCAAAATATTGAGAGCATTAGCAACTCTACGTCAATGTTAGAGTGTAGTGACAATAGACGTAAAAGGAATTTTCTGTCAAACCAAACAAAGAGAAGTATTTACCAAATGTTGCTTGAAGAAAGTAGAGATGGGAAGATTAAGAGAGGTGtattttcaaaagttgcagaaaCATTTTCAGTGTGCAGGAAAACTGTATCTCGAATATGGTATGCAGGAAACGATGTTCGTAGTCGAAGTGGTGTTGCTCCCGATTTTTCATGCAAGTTGCCGAGAAGTAATGGACGCAAAAGAGTTGAATTGAGTTTAGAACAAATCAAAGCCATTCCGCTCCGACGTCGAACAAATATAAGATCGTTGTCAAAGGCCTTGGGAATGTCAAAATCAACTATCCATAGAAGAATTCAAGAAGGATATCTCCGACCACATTCAAATGCTGTGAAACCAAAATTGACAGAGGAGAACAAGAGGTCCAGGTTAGAGTTTTGTTTGTCTATGATTAATAGAGATGTGGCTTTATCTTCCCTTATGTTCAATAACATGCATGACGTTATTCATGTCGACGAAAAATGGTTTTACATATCCAATACAACACAAAAATATTATCTCCACCAAGATGAGAGTGAGCCATATCGAGCATGCAAAAGTAAAAGATTTATCTTCAAAGTGATGTTCATGGCTGCTGTTGCCCGGCCACGTTTCGATAATGCGTCGAATAGTTTCTTTGATGGGAAACTCGGAATATGGCCCTTTGTTTACAAAGAACCAGCAAAGCGAAACAGTAAGAATCGTGCTTCGGGTACATTGGAGACGAAACCAGTTGTATCGGTTACTAAACAAGTGATTCGAGCAGGGTTTCTTGAGAAACTTTTGCCAGCAATAAGGGAGAAATGGCCGTCTCTAAATGGTAGAAGAATCTATATCCAACAAGATAATGCGAAACCTCATTTGCATGTTAATGATCCTGAGTTTGTGGAGGCTGCAAGACAAGATGGGTTCGACATTCATTTGTGTTGTCAGCCAGCAAATAGTCCCGATTTAAATGTATTAGATCTAGGATTCTTTCGTGCTATTGATTCACTTCAACATCAAGAGGCTCCATCTACAATTGATGAGTTGGTTTTAGCAGTTCAGAAGGCCTATGATATATTTCCGGTGGAAGAGCTGAACAACGTCTTCTTGACGTTACAATCTTGCATGGTCGAAGTGATGCGAACTTTAGGTGGAAACGACTACAAAATTCCTCATATGAACAAGAAAAAAATGAGTCGAGCAGGACAATTACCAGAGACATTGGAGTGTGACCGTAAGATTTTTGATGATGCAAAACTCTTTTTGGAAAATAGAGTTGGTGATCAGTGA